The Methylopila sp. M107 genome contains the following window.
GCGCTCGCCCTCGTGCCGGCCGACGCCATAGGCGAAGCCGTAAGCGTAGACCCGCTCGATCCAGCCTTTCAGGATCGCGGGCGCCGAAAACCACCAGAGCGGAAACTGGAAGATGACCGCGTCAGCCCAGATCAGCTTCTCCTGTTCGGCGACGACGTCCGCGCCCTGCGTGCCGTCCAGGAAGGCGCGCCTGGATTCGCCCGCATAGCGCAGGCGCTCGGGGTCCGCGCGATCGGGGAAGTCGCCAGCGTCGGCCACGGCCTTCCAGCGCATGGCGTAGAGGTCGGACACCCGAACGTCGTGGCCGGCGCCGGCGAGAGTCTCGAGCGCGACGACCTTCAGAGAGCCGTTGAGCGATTGCGGCTCCGGGTGGGCGTAAATGATCAGGACGTTCATGGGTTCTCTCCCGCGTCTCGAAAGGGCGGCCGGAAGCCGGCCCGGACGGTTCGGCATGGACGCTAGGCGACCGCCTGCGATCGTTGAAATCGCATGTTTTCTCTGCTGCTATCCATCTGATGGATATCAACCGCCTCGACCTGAACCTCCTCGTCGCGCTGGAGGCGCTGCTCGCCGAGCGCAATGTGACGCGCGCCGCGAAGCGTCTGCGCCTCAGCCAGCCGGCGCTGTCGGCGCAGCTCAACCGGTTGCGCGACCTGTTCGGCGATCCGCTCATGATCCCGGCCCAGCGCGGCGTCGTCCCGACCGCGAGGGCGCTCGAACTTGAGGCGCCGCTGCGCGCGGCCCTCGACGAGGTCAGGGACGTTCTGTCGGTGGGCGCCGGCTTCGATCCAGCCGTCGCCGACATGACCGTCTCGCTCATGGGCGCCGACGCGGTCCAATATGCGCTGCTGATGCCGCTCGCCTTCCACCTCGCGATCGAGGCCCCGGGCGTCAGGATCGCGTGGCGGACGATCGACTTCGAGGCCCTGCCGAGGCTCGCCGAACGCGGCGATGTCGACGTCGCCTTCATGACGCCGGACCTCGCGCCCAAGCACATGCATGCACGGACGCTGTTCGACGAGCATTACGTCGCGATCGCGCGGCGCGGACATCCGCGCGTCGCCGGCGCGCTGGACCTCGACGTATTCTGCGCGCTCGACCATGTCGTGGTCTCGCCCGCCGGCGGCGGGTTTTCGGGCGCGACCGACGTCGCGCTCGCGGCTCACGGACGGCGGCGACGCGTCGCGCTTTCGGTCCCGAATTTCCTGATGGCGCCGGAGGTGGTGGCGCGCTCGGACATGATCGCGCTCGCGCCGAGCCGGATCGTCGCGGACAAGACCGACCGGCTGCAGCTCTTCGCGCCGCCGATCCCGGTGCCAGGCTTCTCGATCGCGATGGTCTGGCACCAGCGCGCCCATGCGCACGCCGCGCAACGCTGGCTACGGGAGCGCATCGTCCGACAGGCGGGCTGACGCGGAAATCGCGCCCCGGGTCAGCCCGAACCCGTCCCGGAGCGCTTTACGGATTGAACTCCAGCACCGCCGATTTCACGGCTTCCGCGTCGGGGCCCACCATGATGTCGATCGGCCCCGGCGTCATGATGCGCTGGCCGTCGACGTCCCAATAGGCGAAGTCGTCGGCCTTCACCTCGAGCTCCACCGTCTGCGTGGTGAAGGGCTCGATCTTGACGCGCTTGAAGCCGCGCAGCTGCTTCATCGACTGCGAGACGCGCGCGACCTTCACGCCGACATAGAGCTGCGCCATGGCGGTCGCGGCCCGCATCGTGTCGTTCGCGATGTCGACGCTGACCTTCATCGTCTCGCCCGCACGCATGGTTGGGCGTTCGAGACGCGGCGCGCCGAAGGTGAAGCGGGTGTATGTCTTGCCGTAGCCGAACGCGTAGAGCGGGCGGATGGTGTCGTTGCCGTAGCCCATCCGGAACCCTTCGCGCGGCTCGAGATAGGGCCGGCCGGTCGGGCGGAAGTCGTACGAGATCGGCACCTGGCCGATCGAGCGCGGATAGGTCATCGGCAGCCGGCCCGTCGGCTCGACGTCGCCGAACAGCACGCGCGCGATCGCGGTTCCGGTCATGTTGCCGAGCTGCCACGCGTTGACGAGCGCGGGAGCGATGCGGTCGAGCTCGGTCAGGATCAGCGGACGGCCCGCCATCACGATGACGACGGTCGGCTTGCCGAGCGCAAGCACCGCGCGGGCGAGCTCCATCTGGCGGCCGGGGAGGTCGAGCGTCGAGCGCGCCTGCGCCTCGCCGGTGTCGCCGAACGCTTCGCCGAGCGCGAGGATGACGACCTCCGCGTCGCGCGCGGACTGCACGGCGGCGGCGATCTCCTCGTCGCGGCTGTCGTTCACCCGCCCGCCGGTCGTCGCGACCACGCGCGCGTTCGGAAGCCTCTTCTGAAGACCCTCCTTCAGCGTCACGACTTCCTTCAGCGAAACCTTGCCGCTCCATGCGCCGACGACGTCCTCCCTGTTGTCCGCGAGCGGCCCGATGACGGCGACGCTTCTGACGTCGGGCGAGAGCGGCAGCAGCTTGCCGCCCTCCTGCAGATCCTGCCCCTCGTTCTTGAGCAGCACGATCGATTTTTCCGCGAGATCGAGCGCCGCGTCGAGCGCCTCCTGGGTCGGCGGGGCGATCTGGGTGCGGTCGGGCGAGAGGCCGTGATAGGGCGCCTCGAACAGGCCGAGCTCCTCCTTCAGGCGCAGGATGCGGCGAACGGCGTCGTCGACGTCCTTCTCCTGGATCTTGCCCTCGCGCACGAGTTTCGGGATCGCGCGGAAGAAGTCGCCCGACTGCATGTCGAGGCCGGCGCCGGCAAGGAACGCCAGCCGGGCCGTTTCAATCCGGTCGCCGTCGCGGGCGAGGCCGTGCTCGACCAGCGCCTTCACGCCGTCGAAGTCGCTCATGACGACGCCGTCGAACTTCCACTCCTTGCGCAGGACGTCGGTCAGCAACCACTTGTTCGCGATCGTCGGCAGGCCGTCAGGCGCATTGAGGCCCGCCATGAAGCAGCGGGCGCCGGCGTCCTGGGCGGCCTTGAACGGCGGCAGGTAGTCCTGCCGCATGGCGCGCTGCGAGACGTCTGCGGCGGAATATTCACGCCCGCCGATCACGGCGCCGTTCGCGCCGATATGCTTGACGCAGGCGACCATCGACGACTTGTCGGAAAGCTTTTCGCCCTGAAACCCCTTGATCCGGGCCTCCGCGATGCGGGAGGCGAGCCAGACGCTCTCGCCCGCGCCCTCGACCACGCGGCCCCAACGCGCGTCGTGGGAGATGTCGAACATCGGCGCGAGCGTCATGTTGAGCCCGTCCGCCGTCGCCTCCTCGGAGGCGATGCGTTCTGATTTGCGGATCGCCTCGAAATCCCAGCTCGCGGCCTGGCCGAGCGCGATCGGGAACATGGTGCGGTAGCCGTGCACGATGTCGTGCGCGAGCAGGATCGGGATCTTGAGCCGGCTCTCCTCGACCGCAAGCCGCTGCAGCTCGCGCGCCTGTACCGGGTTGTGGACGTTGTAGGTGACGCCGACCGCGCCCGCCTTGATCTGGCTCTGGATGTCCCGGTACTGCGCCTCCTGCGGCGGAGACGTCGTGTTCATCGTCAGCTGCCCGGCCTTCTCCTCCAGCGTCATCTGGGAGATCAGGCCCTCGATGCGGGGCGAGCCCTTAGGCTCGGCCGAGACATCCTGGACCGAGGCCAGCAGGGCAAGCGCAAGCGCGAGCGACGCAACACGACGCGGGATCAAGCAGGCCTCCGGACGAAACGAAATCAGCGATGGAGTACGAAGTCGGAGGGTCTAGCTACCACAGCTTTGTACGGCGCACAGCATTGCGCCTTGACCGGCCCGCGACAGCGTGGTCGCGAGGATTGAACCTACGCCGTCATGCCCGCCTTCGCGGGTATCCACGACTTGATCGTAGCGCTCCATGATCCCAGTAAGTCGTGGACGCCCGGCTCAGTCCGGCATGACGAGAGATTGAGACGATCTTGCTCTCAAAGGAGCACGACATGGTGAACCGCATCGCTTTTCTCGGAACCGGCCTGATGGGCGCTCCGATGGCCCGGCGCCTGCTCGGCGCAGGCTTCGAGGTCGCGGTCTGGAACCGCAGCCCCGAGAAGGCGGAAGCGCTGCGCGCCGACGGCGCGAGGCCTGCGGCGACGGCCGCGGAGGCGGTCGCCGGCGCGCGGTTCGTGATCATGATCCTGACCAACGGCCCGGCCGTCACCGACGTGCTGTTCGGCCCCGAAGGCGCGGCGGCGTCGATCGACAGCCAAGCGATCGTGATCGACATGAGCTCGATCCCGCCCGACCTCGCGCGCGACCACGCCATGCGGCTGGAGCGCCTCGACGTCCGCCACCTGGATGCGCCGGTCTCGGGCGGCACCAAGGGCGCCGCGGCGGGCGAGCTCGCCATCATGGTTGGAGGCCCCGAGGCGGATTTCACGGAGGCCGTTCCGGTCTTCAAGGCGATGGGACGGCCGACGCGGGTCGGGCCGGCGGGCTCTGGCCAGCTCGCCAAGCTCGCGAACCAGGTGATCGTCGGCGTCACCATCGGCGCCGTGGCCGAGGCGCTGCTGCTGGCCGCCGCCGGCGGCGCGGATCCGGCCGCGGTGCGCGACGCGATCCGGGGCGGTTTCGCGGAGAGCCGCATCCTGGAGGAGCACGGCCGCCGCATGATCGAGCGCGATTTTATACCCGGCGGGCGCGTGCGCACCCACATCAAGGACCTCGACACGGCGCTAGCTGCTGCTGTGGAGGCGGGCGTGACGCTGCCGCTGACCCAGAACGCGCGCGACCGCTTCGCCTTCGTGCGCGACGCCATGGGGGGAGGCGGCTACGACCACACGGCGCTGCTGCTCCAGCTCGAGGAGGTCGCGGGCGGGGCGCGGATCGGGACGGGGCCGGATAGGCTGCCGGAGTGACGCGGCGAACGGCTTGATTTTTTCGCGCTCCGGCTGTATCCGACGCGCCTTCGCAAATCCTGGAAGGGGAGGCGTGCTTGCTAAGCTGTTGTCGTCATCCCCTGTCCGTCAGCGACATCTGAAGCGTCGGCGCGGAAACCGCGCCCGCACCTCACGATCGCTCGCTCGGCTTTGATCGCGCCGGCTGACCGCCGCGTCCCAGGACCTGCCCAAGATGCCCATGTTCGATCTGGCGACCGCGCTTGCGCGGCGGCGGCCGCGTCCGGCCGTCGCGCCGCGCGTCGATCGCTTCGCGCCTGAAATCCGAGCGGCCGTCGCGCGCCTCGCCGCGCGCGACGCGCGGCTCAACGACCTCGCCGCGACCTTCCCGGCGCTGCTCCACCGGCTCGCCGTCGCGCCACGCGCGGCGGGGGCCGAACGGGCGTTCGCGACCGTGTGCGCGGGCGGCTCCCTGAAGGCCGCGGCGCTTGCGGCGGGTCTGCCGTTCTGGACCCGCAGGCTGCCGCCGGAAGCCTTCGGGCCGACCG
Protein-coding sequences here:
- a CDS encoding LysR family transcriptional regulator, whose translation is MDINRLDLNLLVALEALLAERNVTRAAKRLRLSQPALSAQLNRLRDLFGDPLMIPAQRGVVPTARALELEAPLRAALDEVRDVLSVGAGFDPAVADMTVSLMGADAVQYALLMPLAFHLAIEAPGVRIAWRTIDFEALPRLAERGDVDVAFMTPDLAPKHMHARTLFDEHYVAIARRGHPRVAGALDLDVFCALDHVVVSPAGGGFSGATDVALAAHGRRRRVALSVPNFLMAPEVVARSDMIALAPSRIVADKTDRLQLFAPPIPVPGFSIAMVWHQRAHAHAAQRWLRERIVRQAG
- a CDS encoding glycoside hydrolase family 3 N-terminal domain-containing protein; protein product: MIPRRVASLALALALLASVQDVSAEPKGSPRIEGLISQMTLEEKAGQLTMNTTSPPQEAQYRDIQSQIKAGAVGVTYNVHNPVQARELQRLAVEESRLKIPILLAHDIVHGYRTMFPIALGQAASWDFEAIRKSERIASEEATADGLNMTLAPMFDISHDARWGRVVEGAGESVWLASRIAEARIKGFQGEKLSDKSSMVACVKHIGANGAVIGGREYSAADVSQRAMRQDYLPPFKAAQDAGARCFMAGLNAPDGLPTIANKWLLTDVLRKEWKFDGVVMSDFDGVKALVEHGLARDGDRIETARLAFLAGAGLDMQSGDFFRAIPKLVREGKIQEKDVDDAVRRILRLKEELGLFEAPYHGLSPDRTQIAPPTQEALDAALDLAEKSIVLLKNEGQDLQEGGKLLPLSPDVRSVAVIGPLADNREDVVGAWSGKVSLKEVVTLKEGLQKRLPNARVVATTGGRVNDSRDEEIAAAVQSARDAEVVILALGEAFGDTGEAQARSTLDLPGRQMELARAVLALGKPTVVIVMAGRPLILTELDRIAPALVNAWQLGNMTGTAIARVLFGDVEPTGRLPMTYPRSIGQVPISYDFRPTGRPYLEPREGFRMGYGNDTIRPLYAFGYGKTYTRFTFGAPRLERPTMRAGETMKVSVDIANDTMRAATAMAQLYVGVKVARVSQSMKQLRGFKRVKIEPFTTQTVELEVKADDFAYWDVDGQRIMTPGPIDIMVGPDAEAVKSAVLEFNP
- a CDS encoding NAD(P)-dependent oxidoreductase gives rise to the protein MVNRIAFLGTGLMGAPMARRLLGAGFEVAVWNRSPEKAEALRADGARPAATAAEAVAGARFVIMILTNGPAVTDVLFGPEGAAASIDSQAIVIDMSSIPPDLARDHAMRLERLDVRHLDAPVSGGTKGAAAGELAIMVGGPEADFTEAVPVFKAMGRPTRVGPAGSGQLAKLANQVIVGVTIGAVAEALLLAAAGGADPAAVRDAIRGGFAESRILEEHGRRMIERDFIPGGRVRTHIKDLDTALAAAVEAGVTLPLTQNARDRFAFVRDAMGGGGYDHTALLLQLEEVAGGARIGTGPDRLPE